A segment of the Thermocrinis sp. genome:
TTTGTTCATCAAAAAAGGAGAACAGTTTATAAAGAAGCTAAAGGACCCAAAGCTTATCAGAAGTCTTGCCAACAAGATAAAGACCAAAGCGGTTTTTATACTCTTAGAAGAAAAACTTGACAAAAATAGTCTTCAGAAAGAACCATTTAAAACCCTTTTAGAACTGGGCGATTTTTTAGAAGCAAAAAAACTGGACAGGAATAAGATAAAAGATCTGGTAAGAAAAAAAGTAGAAAGAGAAGGAAAAAGGATCGACGAGCAAGCTATTGACTATCTTTTAGAAATAACCTCTTACGACCTTACCTTTTTGAGAGGAGAGGTAGAAAAGCTACTTCTATATGCGGATAAGCACATAACTCTGGAAGATGTTAAAAAAGTTTGTTTAGCTCAGACCTACGGCAATGTGTTTGACTTTTTAGAAGCCTTCTTTACAAAAAACCTTGAAAAGACCCTTTCACTTCTCTCCGCTTTATACAGAATAGGCGTTCCAGCACTGCAGATCCAAGGGCTCTTGGTAAGCTATACTTTAAAGCTGTTTGTTTTGAAAAAGAGTGATAAGAACCCAGAAACTTTACTGAAGGATCTGGGCGTAAAACACCCCTTTATGATCAACAACTTTAAAAGGTATGCAAAAAACTTTACAGAAAAAGAGTTGGAGCTTTTGATAAAAAGACTCTACTGGCTTGATTTTGCAGAAAAAGTAGCATTCGTGCCACCCGAAAAAGCATTAAGGAACATGATAGTGGATTACTTTATAAATATCAAACAACCAACTCAATCAGCTTGAGGTATTTTTCCACTATAATTTTTACATCATACCTTTCCAAAACCATCTGCCTGCCTTTCATTCCCATAGACTTTCTCTTATCTTCTTCAAGCTCAACCATCCTTTTCATAGCTTCATAAAGGCTTTCCCAGTTCTTTGGCTCAACCAAAAAGCCGTTTACTCCATCAACGCACACTTCTCTGCATCCAACACTATCCGTGGTGATTATGGGCTTTCCCATTGCCATAGCTTCAAGTAAAACTCTCGGCACACCTTCCCTATAATAAGAAGGCAAAACTACGCAATCTGCAAGGCAGTAAAAGTGCCTGACATCCTTTTGAAAGCCTACCCAATTAGCTAAACCCTTATCTAACCAGCGCTTTAACTCCTCCCCTTTGATAGATTGAGGATTTCCCTCATCCACATCACCGACTAAATAGAGTTCAACTTTTGGATTTTCAACCTTTAATCTTTCAAAAGCTTTCACAAATTCCAAAAGCCCCTTATCCTTTAGAAACCTTCCAACAAAAAGGAAGATAAATTTTTCTTTTTTATTTTTTTCGCAAAAAAAGGGAGAAAAGTAACCAGTATCCACGCCAGAGCTTTCTATTAGATGTGCCTTTTTATCAGTTAAA
Coding sequences within it:
- the holA gene encoding DNA polymerase III subunit delta, whose translation is MNLLEYQKNLSLEKIKPINLVQVEEEYIVSDFMNKLSTVTPVKVLWGNEINLQDFINALGESELFEKKRQKEFLFIKKGEQFIKKLKDPKLIRSLANKIKTKAVFILLEEKLDKNSLQKEPFKTLLELGDFLEAKKLDRNKIKDLVRKKVEREGKRIDEQAIDYLLEITSYDLTFLRGEVEKLLLYADKHITLEDVKKVCLAQTYGNVFDFLEAFFTKNLEKTLSLLSALYRIGVPALQIQGLLVSYTLKLFVLKKSDKNPETLLKDLGVKHPFMINNFKRYAKNFTEKELELLIKRLYWLDFAEKVAFVPPEKALRNMIVDYFINIKQPTQSA
- a CDS encoding glycosyltransferase family 4 protein — protein: MEKIIVFSSNTSFSLYNFRLPLMKTLKEKGFKVMAVAPEDEYSVKLAKEGFDFYPIKNLDRKGKDPIRDLKLLYEYLSLYKKLKPDLVINFTIKPNIYSSIASGILGISSISVVTGLGYVFTSKTWLTNLVKLLYKIAFRVNKIVVFQNKDDFEELKGLTDKKAHLIESSGVDTGYFSPFFCEKNKKEKFIFLFVGRFLKDKGLLEFVKAFERLKVENPKVELYLVGDVDEGNPQSIKGEELKRWLDKGLANWVGFQKDVRHFYCLADCVVLPSYYREGVPRVLLEAMAMGKPIITTDSVGCREVCVDGVNGFLVEPKNWESLYEAMKRMVELEEDKRKSMGMKGRQMVLERYDVKIIVEKYLKLIELVV